In one Methanobacterium sp. Maddingley MBC34 genomic region, the following are encoded:
- a CDS encoding putative transcriptional regulator (PFAM: Sugar-specific transcriptional regulator TrmB) has translation MVSRESLDALKTLGLTDYETQTYVALNSIISGTATEISRVSQVPRSRIYNILKNLAKKGFLEIGKGKPLTFTVIPPHEVFEKSRNEIKKSMDRAEAELNMVYESQIPNVPAPIWLLHGPDKIVNKEIELISRAKESLFIMGGLMFPNEPYLLKEALPKATKKGVNTRMLTAPTCKVDQMEIPTMKIMKETPVELKFFPVPYIKLVVRDKEEMLIAFCKLSGEMAISETAIGIWNQYEEFVETITGIYEFIWNMDFFSQAFNPKTSTMFNK, from the coding sequence ATGGTAAGCAGGGAAAGTTTAGATGCCCTGAAAACATTGGGGCTCACCGATTATGAAACACAGACCTACGTGGCACTGAACTCCATCATATCTGGAACAGCAACCGAAATAAGCAGGGTTTCACAGGTTCCCAGGTCCAGAATATATAATATTTTAAAAAACCTGGCAAAAAAAGGTTTTCTGGAGATTGGGAAGGGAAAACCACTGACATTTACAGTGATCCCTCCCCATGAGGTTTTCGAAAAAAGCAGGAATGAAATAAAGAAAAGTATGGATCGGGCAGAGGCAGAGTTAAACATGGTCTACGAGAGCCAGATCCCCAATGTACCAGCTCCAATATGGCTCCTGCATGGTCCGGATAAGATAGTGAATAAAGAGATAGAATTGATATCCCGTGCAAAAGAGTCTCTTTTCATAATGGGAGGGTTGATGTTCCCCAATGAACCATATTTACTCAAAGAAGCACTTCCTAAAGCAACCAAGAAAGGGGTTAACACCCGGATGTTAACTGCACCCACCTGTAAAGTGGATCAGATGGAAATTCCCACCATGAAAATTATGAAGGAAACACCAGTAGAGCTTAAGTTTTTCCCAGTCCCCTACATCAAACTGGTGGTACGGGATAAAGAGGAAATGCTCATAGCATTCTGCAAACTGTCTGGTGAGATGGCCATATCAGAAACTGCCATAGGGATCTGGAACCAGTATGAAGAATTTGTGGAAACAATAACCGGGATTTATGAGTTCATATGGAATATGGACTTCTTCAGCCAGGCTTTCAATCCTAAAACGTCTACGATGTTCAATAAATAG
- a CDS encoding glutamine amidotransferase of anthranilate synthase or aminodeoxychorismate synthase (PFAM: Glutamine amidotransferase class-I~TIGRFAM: glutamine amidotransferase of anthranilate synthase or aminodeoxychorismate synthase), whose protein sequence is MILIIDNYDSFTYNLYQLVGEFEKNIQVFRNDEITIDEIKKLQPDRIIISPGPGNPENERDFGVCRDTILKIGQEIPVLGVCLGHQGIFTAFGGEITRTEPVHGKKSLIHHQNTGMFQGVKSPLQAARYHSLVCKRESTPQSVDILAETDDGMIMAIKHHDYPIFGLQFHPESIGTGDGRRIMKNFLEMEFS, encoded by the coding sequence ATGATTCTAATAATTGATAATTATGATTCTTTCACCTATAACCTCTACCAGCTGGTGGGAGAATTTGAAAAAAACATCCAAGTCTTCAGGAATGATGAAATAACCATAGATGAAATAAAGAAACTTCAACCAGACCGGATCATAATATCTCCAGGCCCTGGAAACCCGGAAAATGAGAGGGATTTCGGTGTTTGCAGAGACACCATCCTGAAAATTGGTCAAGAAATACCAGTATTGGGCGTTTGCCTCGGACATCAAGGAATTTTCACAGCCTTTGGTGGCGAAATCACTCGCACAGAACCAGTTCACGGAAAAAAAAGTCTGATTCATCATCAGAATACTGGTATGTTCCAGGGTGTTAAAAGCCCGCTTCAAGCAGCAAGATATCATTCCCTGGTGTGTAAACGAGAAAGTACTCCCCAATCAGTCGATATACTGGCTGAAACTGATGACGGAATGATAATGGCCATTAAACACCATGATTATCCCATATTCGGCCTTCAGTTCCATCCAGAGTCCATTGGAACTGGTGATGGTAGGAGGATCATGAAAAATTTCCTGGAGATGGAATTTTCATGA
- a CDS encoding ABC-type multidrug transport system, permease component, whose amino-acid sequence MKFYRVMAVSRRVFRDVANDKRSLAMLFLAPIFAMCVFGVAFSGDVEGVNVIIVNQDQGFTPPLGNTTYLSETIISHLDTTVLNIQNFDNVDEARQKVTDGQASAVIIFPENFTRNAVLKTQNSSYPDSGQIIIQGDDSITNIKNAILKTVNQALSDTMTAEGVNPALKVTSEPIYGQDAEFIDFFVPGILAFVVYLLTTILTLITFVGERSNGTLERVLATPVTEGEVVTGYAITFGTLGIVQVALLLAIAIMVFNIVVVGNVLLAFLAVAILAVTCQALGILLSSMAKRPEQAIQFFPFVVLPAFLLSGVFWPIQAIPEWLRPFSYLVPPTYAVEACRAVMLKGWGLEKIWPDLVALMLFAILFLGLAVWSLKRGKK is encoded by the coding sequence GTGAAATTTTACCGTGTTATGGCTGTTAGCCGACGTGTATTTCGGGATGTAGCCAACGACAAGCGCAGCCTGGCAATGTTATTTTTAGCACCAATATTCGCAATGTGTGTGTTTGGAGTAGCCTTCAGTGGTGATGTGGAAGGTGTAAATGTTATCATTGTCAATCAGGACCAGGGTTTCACCCCTCCCCTGGGTAACACCACCTATCTTTCAGAAACCATAATTTCCCATCTGGATACCACTGTTTTAAATATTCAGAACTTTGATAACGTTGATGAAGCCCGTCAAAAGGTCACCGATGGCCAGGCATCAGCGGTGATCATATTCCCGGAGAATTTCACCCGGAATGCAGTGTTGAAGACACAGAACTCATCCTATCCAGATAGTGGGCAGATAATAATTCAGGGTGATGACAGTATAACCAACATAAAAAATGCCATACTGAAAACTGTAAACCAGGCACTTTCTGATACCATGACTGCAGAAGGAGTAAACCCTGCATTAAAAGTCACTTCAGAGCCTATTTATGGTCAGGACGCAGAGTTCATTGATTTCTTTGTTCCAGGAATCCTGGCTTTCGTGGTATACCTCCTCACCACCATACTGACCCTCATAACCTTTGTGGGCGAACGGTCCAATGGTACACTGGAACGAGTACTGGCCACGCCAGTCACTGAAGGAGAAGTTGTAACTGGATATGCCATCACTTTCGGTACTCTGGGCATTGTACAGGTAGCTCTTTTACTGGCCATAGCCATCATGGTCTTTAACATCGTGGTGGTGGGAAATGTGCTCCTGGCATTCCTGGCAGTAGCCATTCTGGCAGTAACCTGTCAAGCACTGGGAATACTACTCTCCAGTATGGCCAAAAGGCCAGAACAGGCAATACAATTTTTCCCATTCGTGGTATTGCCCGCATTCCTCCTTTCTGGTGTATTCTGGCCTATACAGGCCATACCTGAATGGTTAAGACCATTTTCTTATCTGGTGCCACCCACATATGCTGTGGAAGCCTGCAGGGCAGTCATGCTTAAAGGATGGGGGTTGGAAAAGATATGGCCTGATTTAGTGGCTCTAATGCTATTTGCAATTCTGTTTTTAGGGTTGGCTGTATGGTCCTTAAAAAGAGGAAAAAAGTAA
- a CDS encoding phosphoribosylanthranilate isomerase (PFAM: N-(5'phosphoribosyl)anthranilate (PRA) isomerase), with translation MNIKICGIRRKEDLLTCERAGSDLVGFINIKRSKRMVEIEEIINLTSFMKDKKKAVLVIEPENMADAKERIGKTGLRNIQLHSLSADEIDKLKKDYQLNSATEEDQQVRETHLIKDNPGDLTITRALGLSEIMYPEKIKEIQDFASVCDYLLFDYEINGKTGGTGRQIPLKTAIEAAKIAKNGNPDLKLFLAGGMEKKRIKEEFETIEKFFDYVDVNSGVEDEPGVKNTNKINELMKIKEL, from the coding sequence ATGAACATTAAAATCTGCGGAATACGTCGAAAAGAAGACCTATTAACCTGTGAAAGGGCTGGTTCAGATTTAGTGGGATTTATCAACATCAAAAGATCCAAGAGAATGGTTGAAATTGAAGAAATAATAAATTTAACCTCATTTATGAAGGACAAAAAGAAGGCGGTGCTTGTAATTGAGCCCGAAAATATGGCGGATGCTAAAGAAAGAATAGGAAAAACAGGCCTGAGGAATATACAACTCCATTCCCTCTCAGCTGATGAAATAGATAAGTTGAAAAAAGATTATCAACTGAACAGCGCAACTGAGGAAGATCAGCAAGTTAGGGAAACCCATCTGATTAAAGATAATCCCGGTGATTTAACAATTACCCGGGCCCTGGGACTATCAGAAATAATGTATCCTGAAAAAATTAAGGAAATTCAGGATTTCGCCAGTGTCTGCGATTATCTCCTTTTTGATTATGAAATTAATGGGAAAACCGGTGGAACTGGAAGGCAGATCCCCCTCAAAACAGCAATTGAAGCTGCAAAAATTGCAAAAAATGGTAACCCTGATTTAAAACTATTCCTCGCCGGAGGAATGGAGAAAAAAAGGATCAAAGAGGAATTTGAAACCATTGAAAAATTCTTTGACTATGTGGATGTTAACTCTGGAGTGGAAGATGAACCCGGAGTTAAAAACACCAATAAAATAAATGAATTAATGAAAATTAAGGAATTATAA
- a CDS encoding pyruvate/2-oxoglutarate dehydrogenase complex, dihydrolipoamide dehydrogenase component (PFAM: Pyridine nucleotide-disulphide oxidoreductase) produces the protein MKMVIIGGGPAGRSAAMEAAQLEAEVTLIEKEHIGGTCLHEGCMVVCGLNDVIRFHEDSKNYQKLGIISQKHQIDYSHLAAGIKKVTGKIENVLKHETQQSGAEIVLGEAKIKEGEVEVNGKKYPYDKLLITTGSRPLIPPIPGVENALTYKDVLNFKEVPRNLNIIGSGVIAAEFAGIFSSLGSEVKILCRNQFLSNIDPEIKTYVVDHLLTDVEVLENVQVHEISPEGASTSNGHLDGSVFLATGMTPNSEIGSGLVELGSKGEIMVNEQMKTSNPSIYAAGDVVGTVGNTPVARMEGVVAARNACDISATMDYHLIPQSLTLYYPVSFLDSGIEKSEDKFNVRIRGSAGPGSFWHVLDGKTGFTKISSDLETGDITRVSSISPASRTSIPYLAKMIKDGYKTADFDDFIETHPSTDAIYKLLHYLSKYG, from the coding sequence ATGAAAATGGTAATTATCGGGGGAGGACCAGCCGGTCGCAGCGCAGCAATGGAAGCAGCACAACTGGAAGCAGAAGTTACACTAATTGAAAAGGAACATATAGGGGGAACCTGCCTGCATGAGGGGTGTATGGTGGTTTGTGGCCTCAACGATGTTATACGCTTTCATGAAGATTCTAAAAATTATCAAAAACTGGGTATAATCTCCCAAAAACATCAGATTGATTATTCACACCTTGCAGCAGGAATAAAAAAAGTCACCGGGAAAATAGAAAATGTCCTAAAACATGAAACACAACAATCAGGAGCGGAAATAGTACTGGGTGAAGCAAAGATTAAAGAGGGTGAAGTGGAAGTAAATGGAAAGAAATATCCCTATGATAAACTATTAATAACCACCGGCTCCCGGCCGCTTATACCCCCTATTCCTGGTGTGGAGAACGCTTTAACCTATAAGGATGTTCTAAATTTTAAAGAGGTACCTCGAAACCTTAACATAATAGGAAGCGGTGTGATTGCCGCAGAATTCGCAGGGATATTCTCATCCCTGGGTAGTGAAGTTAAAATTCTATGTCGTAATCAATTTTTAAGCAATATCGATCCTGAAATTAAAACTTATGTGGTAGACCATCTCCTCACTGATGTGGAAGTTCTGGAAAATGTGCAGGTACATGAAATAAGCCCGGAAGGTGCATCAACTTCCAATGGTCATCTGGATGGATCAGTATTCCTGGCCACGGGTATGACCCCAAACTCTGAAATAGGTAGTGGTCTGGTTGAATTAGGGTCTAAAGGAGAGATCATGGTCAATGAACAGATGAAAACCAGCAACCCCTCCATATATGCAGCGGGGGATGTGGTGGGTACAGTGGGTAACACCCCTGTGGCACGTATGGAAGGTGTGGTTGCAGCCAGAAACGCCTGTGATATATCTGCCACCATGGACTACCATCTGATACCTCAATCTTTAACATTATATTACCCAGTAAGCTTCCTTGATTCGGGCATTGAGAAATCGGAAGATAAATTTAATGTGCGTATCCGTGGTTCTGCAGGCCCAGGATCATTTTGGCATGTTCTTGATGGAAAAACTGGGTTCACCAAAATATCATCCGACCTTGAAACCGGTGATATAACCAGAGTATCCTCAATTTCCCCTGCCTCCCGCACCAGCATCCCCTACCTGGCCAAAATGATTAAGGATGGTTATAAAACCGCAGATTTTGATGATTTTATTGAAACCCACCCATCAACTGATGCTATTTACAAATTACTTCATTATTTATCTAAATATGGTTAA
- a CDS encoding anthranilate synthase, component I (PFAM: Anthranilate synthase component I, N terminal region; chorismate binding enzyme~TIGRFAM: anthranilate synthase component I, archaeal clade), with product MVTTCKAVNVFGEYNLKNKEVEKTKIDFDAPFELFQKIYSKYPSSFLLESMESDSGLARYSVLGFDPVATLKAHDGILEIRKEYETEEIETSNPFNEIKSLIGNGSSRKGFQGGLVGYVSYEAVKYFEPVPVQEGTFPDYEFGLFLDAVIFDRLQNKCEYITLGKNRIDQIKELEKEEFEGENMTFHEIKHHFSQNKFENMVLDTKERIKAGEIFQGVISNAREYTINGNKLSFYETLRNINPSPYMYHLKLGEREIIGSSPEMLVRVEGRDVETYPIAGTRTRGSTPEEDLKLEKELLNDEKEKAEHLMLVDLARNDIGKVSEFGTVHVPEYMTVKKFSHVQHIVSRVKGKLQKDKNAVDAFASMFPAGTLSGAPKIRAMEIIDKLEGIPRGPYAGAVGYFSLNGNADFAITIRTLVCDGDHGKIQAGAGIVHDSVPTSEYQECENKAQALLSALKMSGEAK from the coding sequence ATGGTGACAACATGCAAGGCAGTGAATGTTTTTGGCGAATATAATCTGAAAAATAAGGAAGTTGAAAAGACTAAAATTGACTTTGATGCTCCTTTTGAACTATTTCAAAAAATATACTCTAAATATCCCAGTAGTTTCCTTCTGGAGTCCATGGAAAGTGATAGTGGATTGGCCAGGTACTCAGTTCTGGGATTTGACCCAGTAGCAACCCTCAAAGCCCATGATGGAATCCTGGAAATCAGGAAAGAATATGAAACCGAGGAAATAGAAACCTCAAATCCTTTTAATGAGATAAAAAGTCTCATCGGAAACGGCAGTAGCAGGAAAGGATTCCAGGGAGGGTTGGTGGGATACGTCTCCTATGAGGCAGTGAAGTACTTTGAACCAGTCCCAGTGCAGGAAGGAACATTCCCTGATTATGAATTTGGACTCTTTTTAGATGCTGTGATCTTCGACCGACTCCAGAATAAATGTGAATACATCACACTGGGCAAAAATAGAATAGACCAAATCAAAGAACTTGAAAAGGAAGAATTTGAAGGGGAAAATATGACTTTTCATGAAATAAAACATCATTTCTCCCAAAATAAGTTCGAAAACATGGTTTTGGATACCAAGGAAAGAATTAAAGCAGGTGAAATCTTCCAGGGTGTTATTTCCAATGCCCGAGAATACACGATCAATGGAAATAAACTCTCATTCTATGAAACTCTTCGTAACATCAACCCCTCACCATACATGTATCATCTGAAGCTTGGTGAAAGGGAGATAATTGGATCCAGTCCTGAAATGCTTGTGAGGGTAGAAGGAAGGGATGTTGAGACTTATCCCATAGCCGGAACCCGGACACGAGGCTCAACTCCTGAAGAAGACCTGAAACTGGAAAAAGAACTCTTAAACGATGAAAAGGAAAAAGCAGAACACCTGATGCTAGTTGACCTTGCCCGTAATGATATAGGTAAAGTGAGTGAATTCGGCACAGTTCATGTACCAGAATACATGACTGTGAAAAAATTCTCCCATGTGCAGCACATCGTCTCCAGAGTGAAGGGAAAACTCCAAAAAGACAAAAATGCAGTGGATGCATTTGCCTCCATGTTCCCAGCAGGCACATTAAGCGGAGCCCCCAAAATAAGGGCCATGGAAATAATAGATAAGTTAGAAGGAATACCACGCGGACCCTACGCCGGAGCAGTGGGTTACTTCTCCTTAAATGGAAATGCAGATTTCGCAATTACCATAAGAACCCTGGTCTGTGACGGTGATCACGGAAAAATACAGGCAGGAGCAGGAATAGTCCATGACTCAGTGCCCACCAGCGAGTACCAGGAATGCGAAAACAAAGCCCAGGCACTTTTAAGTGCATTGAAAATGTCAGGTGAAGCTAAATGA
- a CDS encoding putative regulator of amino acid metabolism (PFAM: ACT domain) has product MWDRIKHKFEKFPARMGVARKIVELGLRVGENGKIYCGNVEISDVALARGTGVDRRSIRATVEVIMEDPELASIFGNIFPAGALLKNVASDLRFGVVEIEARAGTPGILAKATQLIAHEDISIRQAHAGDPELEEHPKLTIITEKPVKGEMIQEFLDIPGVKRVSIY; this is encoded by the coding sequence ATGTGGGACCGTATTAAACATAAATTCGAGAAATTTCCTGCTAGAATGGGAGTAGCTCGTAAGATAGTTGAGTTAGGGCTTAGGGTGGGTGAAAATGGGAAGATATATTGTGGAAATGTGGAAATAAGTGATGTTGCCCTTGCCAGAGGAACTGGTGTGGACCGCAGGTCCATCCGTGCCACAGTGGAAGTAATCATGGAAGACCCTGAACTGGCATCAATATTTGGAAACATATTCCCTGCCGGTGCACTCTTAAAAAATGTAGCCAGTGATTTAAGGTTTGGAGTGGTGGAAATAGAAGCCCGGGCAGGTACGCCAGGTATACTGGCTAAAGCCACTCAATTAATAGCTCATGAGGATATAAGCATTAGACAGGCTCATGCCGGGGACCCAGAACTGGAAGAACATCCTAAACTAACCATAATCACTGAAAAACCAGTTAAAGGAGAAATGATCCAGGAATTTCTGGACATACCTGGAGTAAAGAGGGTGTCGATTTATTAA
- a CDS encoding Indole-3-glycerol phosphate synthase (PFAM: Indole-3-glycerol phosphate synthase), which yields MKFTDIIRERERLLEIRKKYQPLAELKENIKRVKLRTDFKKSLRKDEDVSIICEYKPASPSLGEISQLTVGDVVPLFEEGGASAVSVLTEESFFKSNIDNLKLACKITRLPLLRKDFIMDPYQIYEARAYGASAVLLMADIYPDLGEGIEICNYLDMDALVECKNQKEIETAVKAGAEVIGINNRDFNDFKIDLGRTEKMASYVPSNITLVSESGVQTPEDVHFLSELGVDALLVGSSIMKSSNILEKVNSLVLAGKNSKTGRSKGQR from the coding sequence ATGAAATTCACTGATATAATCCGAGAAAGGGAAAGGTTGCTGGAAATAAGGAAGAAATACCAGCCCCTGGCTGAACTGAAAGAAAACATTAAACGAGTAAAGCTTAGAACAGATTTTAAGAAATCCCTGCGTAAAGATGAAGATGTTTCCATTATCTGCGAGTACAAACCAGCATCACCATCCCTGGGTGAAATCAGCCAGCTCACAGTGGGTGATGTGGTGCCCCTGTTTGAGGAAGGAGGAGCCAGTGCAGTCAGCGTACTGACTGAAGAATCATTTTTCAAAAGCAACATTGACAATCTGAAACTGGCCTGTAAAATAACCAGACTTCCACTTCTGCGTAAAGATTTCATCATGGACCCCTATCAGATCTATGAAGCCCGAGCCTATGGTGCAAGTGCGGTTCTTTTAATGGCCGATATATATCCAGATCTGGGGGAAGGGATTGAAATATGTAACTACCTTGATATGGATGCTCTGGTTGAATGTAAAAATCAGAAAGAAATAGAAACAGCCGTCAAAGCTGGAGCAGAAGTAATAGGAATAAACAATAGGGACTTCAACGATTTTAAGATTGATCTGGGAAGAACCGAGAAGATGGCCAGTTACGTGCCATCGAATATCACCCTGGTTTCAGAAAGTGGGGTTCAAACCCCTGAAGATGTGCATTTCCTATCTGAATTGGGAGTAGATGCTCTTCTGGTGGGAAGCAGCATCATGAAATCTTCCAATATCCTAGAAAAGGTTAACAGTCTGGTACTAGCCGGGAAAAATTCCAAAACCGGAAGATCAAAGGGACAACGTTAA
- a CDS encoding tryptophan synthase, beta subunit (PFAM: Pyridoxal-phosphate dependent enzyme~TIGRFAM: tryptophan synthase, beta subunit): MITHGKFGKYGGIFVPELLIPALEELEEAFLKYKDDEKFNQELDYYLKEFAGRPTALYYARNLSEKLGCKIYLKREDMLHTGAHKINNTLGQGLLAKYMGKTRIIAETGAGQHGIATAVVGALFGMPVDVYMGSEDVERQKLNVFRMELSGTRVLPVETGSRTLKDAINDAFRDWVSSVENTHYLIGSTMGPHPYPTMVKHFQSIIGRETRKEILKKEGKLPDAIIACVGGGSNSMGIFSGFMDDEEVELIGVEGGGDGVETDNTGATLCKGTEGILHGSFSFVLQNDDGQINEAHSVSAGLDYPGVGPEHAYLQTTGRAKYVAINDEEALRGFELLSKYEGIIPALESSHAIAYMEKYAKMPENKGKTIVVNLSGRGDKDMFLVAREMGVEV; this comes from the coding sequence ATGATAACCCATGGAAAATTTGGTAAATACGGAGGAATATTCGTCCCAGAACTTCTTATACCTGCTCTTGAGGAGCTGGAGGAAGCATTCCTAAAATACAAGGATGATGAAAAATTTAACCAGGAACTTGATTACTACTTAAAAGAATTCGCAGGCCGACCCACTGCCCTCTATTATGCCCGAAATCTTTCAGAAAAATTAGGATGCAAGATATACCTTAAAAGGGAAGACATGCTCCACACCGGAGCTCATAAAATAAATAACACATTAGGACAGGGATTACTGGCCAAATATATGGGCAAAACACGGATAATAGCGGAGACCGGAGCAGGACAGCATGGTATTGCCACTGCAGTTGTCGGGGCTCTTTTTGGCATGCCAGTGGATGTTTACATGGGATCAGAAGATGTGGAAAGACAAAAATTAAATGTATTCAGAATGGAGCTTTCCGGAACTCGAGTTTTACCGGTTGAAACTGGTTCACGCACCCTTAAAGATGCCATAAACGATGCCTTCCGGGACTGGGTGTCCAGTGTGGAGAACACCCACTATCTCATCGGATCTACCATGGGACCCCATCCATACCCCACCATGGTGAAACACTTCCAGAGCATCATAGGCAGGGAAACCAGGAAAGAAATCCTCAAAAAAGAAGGTAAACTTCCTGATGCAATTATAGCCTGTGTTGGAGGAGGAAGTAATTCCATGGGAATATTCTCCGGATTCATGGATGATGAGGAAGTGGAACTTATTGGAGTTGAAGGAGGAGGAGACGGAGTCGAAACCGATAACACTGGAGCAACCCTGTGTAAAGGTACCGAAGGAATACTACACGGATCATTCTCATTTGTACTTCAAAATGATGATGGGCAAATCAATGAAGCCCATTCTGTATCTGCGGGTCTTGATTATCCGGGAGTGGGACCAGAACATGCTTATCTCCAGACTACTGGAAGAGCCAAATACGTGGCCATAAACGATGAAGAAGCCCTCCGTGGTTTTGAACTACTCTCCAAATATGAAGGTATTATTCCTGCACTTGAAAGTTCCCATGCCATTGCTTACATGGAGAAGTATGCTAAGATGCCTGAAAATAAGGGTAAAACCATTGTGGTTAACCTTTCCGGACGGGGAGACAAGGATATGTTTTTGGTTGCCCGGGAAATGGGGGTGGAAGTATGA
- a CDS encoding ABC-type multidrug transport system, ATPase component (PFAM: ABC transporter): protein MIQEGEYSIETSGLTKKYGNFLAVNKMNLKVKKGEIYGLLGPNGAGKTTLIKMLCSVLTPSSGNARVLGVKIPDGDIASQIGYMPQETGIYPGLTVEQNLNFYGRIFNLKKTEMKKRENELLQFVDLLPWKNEMAENLSGGMKHRLSLACTLIHQPQLLFLDEPTVGVDPQLRVSFWNYFNQLRERGVPILMTTHYMDEARHCDRIGFMQRGNLIAENTPAELLKESGRDSLEDAFLMFSQQDEKNQKEVVL from the coding sequence ATGATTCAAGAAGGGGAATACTCGATTGAAACCTCGGGACTAACCAAGAAATATGGGAATTTCCTTGCGGTAAACAAAATGAATCTAAAAGTCAAAAAAGGAGAAATTTACGGTCTTTTAGGTCCAAATGGTGCGGGTAAAACCACACTCATCAAAATGTTATGCAGTGTGCTGACTCCAAGTTCAGGAAATGCCAGGGTACTGGGAGTGAAAATTCCTGATGGGGACATAGCATCTCAGATCGGTTACATGCCTCAGGAAACCGGTATTTACCCGGGATTAACTGTGGAACAGAACCTGAATTTTTATGGGAGAATTTTCAACCTTAAAAAGACTGAAATGAAGAAAAGGGAGAATGAACTCCTGCAATTTGTGGATCTTCTTCCCTGGAAGAATGAAATGGCTGAAAATCTCAGTGGAGGGATGAAACACAGACTTTCCCTTGCCTGCACCCTCATCCACCAGCCCCAACTCCTCTTCCTGGATGAACCAACAGTGGGAGTGGATCCCCAGCTACGGGTATCCTTCTGGAACTATTTTAACCAGCTGCGGGAGAGGGGCGTACCCATCCTTATGACCACCCACTACATGGACGAGGCCCGCCACTGCGACCGTATAGGATTCATGCAAAGAGGAAACCTCATAGCAGAAAACACACCTGCAGAACTTCTAAAAGAAAGTGGCAGGGATTCCCTGGAAGATGCATTCCTGATGTTCTCCCAGCAGGATGAAAAAAATCAGAAGGAGGTGGTTCTGTGA
- a CDS encoding hydrogenase assembly chaperone HypC/HupF (PFAM: HupF/HypC family~TIGRFAM: hydrogenase assembly chaperone HypC/HupF) — protein sequence MCIAAPAQIVEIKDNVATVDFGGVRQQAKLDLVSDVDVGRYVLVHSGYAIEVLSDQEAQESLEAWDELLQILDEEDTGKENNQ from the coding sequence GTGTGTATAGCAGCACCAGCTCAAATTGTAGAAATTAAAGATAATGTGGCTACTGTGGATTTTGGTGGAGTAAGACAACAGGCTAAACTGGATTTAGTTAGCGATGTTGATGTTGGTCGTTACGTTCTGGTCCATTCAGGATATGCAATAGAAGTTTTATCCGACCAGGAAGCTCAGGAATCTCTGGAAGCATGGGATGAACTTCTGCAGATTTTGGATGAAGAAGACACCGGAAAAGAAAATAATCAATGA